A DNA window from Limanda limanda chromosome 6, fLimLim1.1, whole genome shotgun sequence contains the following coding sequences:
- the srsf7a gene encoding serine and arginine rich splicing factor 7a, translated as MSHHSRSSSRTGDCKVYVGDLGNGAAKGELERAFSYYGPLRSVWVARNPPGFAFVEFEDPRDAEDAVKGMDGKLLCGSRVRVELSTGLSRKGRGRPSRRQFDPADRCYQCGDRGHYAYDCYRFSKRGRRSRSRSHSRSRSRSRSRGRRYRSNTRSRSHSRSRRRSPSYARRRSRSGSPARTKSRTPVRSRSRSRSRSGSAPRRRSVSAPRRRSVSRSRSRSVPANHKKSSRSRSGSPNRSPAVADA; from the exons ATGTCGCACCACTCCCGGAGTTCGTCTCGGACCGGGGACTGTAAAGTGTACGTGGGCGACCTGGGCAACGGAGCTGCCAAGGGCGAGCTGGAGCGAGCGTTCAGCTACTACGGCCCCCTGAGAAGTGTGTGGGTGGCCAGGAACCCCCCCGGCTTTGCCTTCGTGGAGTTTGAGGATCCCAGAGATGCAGAAGATGCTGTCAAAGGCATGGATGGAAA GCTTCTCTGTGGCTCCCGTGTTCGTGTGGAGTTGTCGACGGGCCTCTCCAGGAAGGGCCGCGGGCGCCCCAGCCGGCGCCAGTTTGACCCCGCGGACCGGTGTTACCAGTGTGGCGACCGAGGCCATTACGCCTACGACTGCTACCGCTTCAGCAAGAGGGGCCGGCGCAGCAG GTCTCGCTCCCATTCCCGGTCTCgctccaggtccaggtcccGTGGACGCCGTTATCGCTCCAACACTCGCAGCCGCAGCCACAGCCG GAGCCGTCGCAGATCTCCGTCTTACGCCAGACGCAGGAGCAG GTCTGGCTCTCCAGCCCGCACCAAGTCAAGGACTCCCGTGAGAAG TCGCTCCAGATCCCGCTCTCGCTCTGGCTCTGCGCCCAGGAGACGCTCTGTCTCCGCGCCCAGGAGACGCTCTGTCTCTCGGTCCCGCTCACGCTCTGTTCCAGCCAACCACAAGAAGAGCAG TCGTTCCCGTTCAGGAAGTCCAAACCGAAGCCCTGCGGTAGCAGATGCCTGA